The nucleotide window TTCCTGAAGCTCCTGGATGAGGGCGTCAAGCTGGCTGCCGGGTTCAGCCTCGCCGACCTGTTCCCATCGTCGCGCCTCGCACGTGTATTTAGTGGCTCGGCGCGAGATAGGCCAGGTCATAGACCGCATCATCGAGGACCATCGCACGAGGTGGTCGGCCGGTGCCAGCGATGAAGACCTCGTGGACGTGCTGCTGAGGGTCCAGAATGACGGCAGCCTCCACGTGCCTCTTGACGTTGGAAACATCCGTGCCGTGATTACCGTAAGATTGGCCTCCATGCTATAGAATTGCATACATGCAGTTATACTTCAGCACTCTCATCTGTGTGCCTCGCATGCATCTCTTTTAATTATACAGATTGTGCCAGAGTAGTTTTGAACTCAATACCTTTGGTTTTGATAACCTATAGAATTTGCATGCATCGGTATGTTATCCAAAAGCTTAAGCTGATGCGCAAGAGGTGCAATGCCTGTGAATTGGGGCTTGGGGCCAGCCCCAAAAAGCAGTTTAGGGGCTACATGGAGATGTTCTTGTTCTTCGACACATGCATCTTTCCACCAAAAACTCTCAAGTTAAGTTCTCTTCTTGTAGGATATGTTTTCGGGGGGAAGCGAGACCTCGGTGACAACACTCCAGTGGGCGATGGCGGAGCTCATGCGAAGCCCGGCGGTGAGAGTTGCATCGGTGAGGAGGCCCTGCAGGAGCTGCGATATTTGCATCTAGTAATCAAGGAGTCGCTCCGGCTACACCCGGTGTTGCCGCTGCTCCTCCCACGGGAGTGCCAGAAACCTTGCCGTGTCCTTGGCTATGACGTGCCGAAGGGAGCCATGGTGCTTGTCAACGTGTGGGCGATCGGGCGGGATTCTGCGAGCTGGGGCACCGATGACGAGGAGTTCAGGCCGGAGAGGTTTGAGGAGGCCGGTGACGCGTCGGTGGACTTCAGGGGAACGAACTTCGAGCTCGTGCCATTCGGCGCCGGCTGGACGATGTGCCCTGTGGTCACGTTTGGGCTTGCGGTTGTGGAGCTCATGCTAGCGAGCCTGTTGTTCCATTTCGATTGGGGGCTCCCTGGAGGAGGTGCCGGTGGGCTGGACATGGTGGAGGAGCTCGGGATCACGGCGAGGAGGAAGGGCGACCTGCTGCTGCATGCCACCGTTTCGTGTGCCTGCTCCTAATCCATGAATATTCAAACATGGCAATGTCGTATAGCCTTTGTTGTCTTTGTAGCTAAATAAAATGAGTCAGAGAAAAAAGTACTTAATGTTTCATTATGCAATCCAGGGTCTAAGTTGTTTgtttagtgtgtgtgtgtgtgtgtgtgtgtgtgtgtgtgtgtgtgtgtgtgtgtgtgtgtgtgtgtgtgtgtgtgtgtgtgtgtttcacTGTTGTATTATCAGAGCACCATTGTCAGTATTGTCTATCACAGGAACTCGATGCACGCCGGTGCTTTGTCATGTTATCTATTACTAGCAAAAGAGGTGTATTGTAACGGGAAAGAAAAGTCCTTAAAAAACTGAAAAACAATTTTTGTTGGACACAGTAAGGACTTTTAAATTTTGATTTTTATTCCGATAGAGTCCTCCACGTGCATTGGTGACAGGAAACAACTGATCGAGCAAAGCAGGCATTTCCGAGGCGGCGCCTAGGATTGGAGCGTGTTGGTGACAGGTGCTGACTCCTCGACATGATTATTAGTGAAGACGTGAGGCCACGCTGCGCCCCGCACACATCTCATACACGTCCTTCATCGGTCGACGGCCCAATACTAAATGGTCAGACGTTGCCATACGAATCAAACATTATTGGATTGAATAGTTCTCTTCTTTATAGCAACTTTGCCCAGCCTATTCCTTAAGGGGCTTGTTGATTGTCTACCCACAGACATATATAAATTGGTGAGATTCGGTGTAGGTGGGACTATTGATTAACATGTCAAGTGTAAAACAACCAGGTGGGACATATATAAATTGTTGAGATCCCGGCAAAAATCGCTGTCCACATGTCAGTTGCTTGTGCGTCCTACTTTGCCGAGTACGTCCGAGTCAGGTCTTGGCGAAGACGACGTCTCGACACTCATTGGGCACAACGTGACGCGCTTCGGGCCCTCCGAGTTCGCCGGGTCCCTCTGGATGACTCTTGGCAAAGTGGCCTGCCACGTGGCTGCATCCGTCTTTTGCCGAGTATACCACTTGGGGATTGACAAAAGGTTTGCCGAGCCCCCAATGAACAACTCTCGGCAAAGTGGTTTTTGCCTAAAAGGTTCGGGCCGAATACTCTTAGCCGAGAACTACACTCGGCAAACTCTCTGCCGAGTGGGAAATGACTTTCGCCGAGTTTTCCTGACACTCGGGAAACTCGGAAATTCTAGTAGTGTATGTGTGCAAATATGTAGTTGAAATGTACTATGTAAACTAAAATTAGAAAGTAGGCAACTTTTTTACTCCAGGGGATCGGTTAAAAACGGCACTTCTTTTTTTCAAAAAAGAAAGATACTTCTTTAGAGGAGTAAATGTACTCCTCTAAAGATACTCGGCCATTTACCCCTCTAAATTATAGGGGGTCGTTTAGAGATGCTCTAGGATGGTTTTGGACCAAAGTGTATTCAAATTACCAAAGACTACAAGTTTCGCGACCAGTTCGTTGCTCCCACCGTGCAAGTTCATATCTCTATAattatatatcctcccaaattcaTCAACTAATTTCTTGTAGCTCTTTATGACAATCAATGTACGTTTCGTGTAGTGCCATTATTATGGGTAGGCTTGCTCAACTACTCCAATAATGGAGGCGCGGAATGCTGTTAATGAAAACTTAGGTGAAATGGTACAAGCCGCACCTTTCACGTACTCCCtttataaagaaatataaaagcaTTTAGAAGGTGAAAAGGTACAAACCGCACCTTTCACGTATTCCCTCTAAagaaatataaaagtgtttagacgatctaaacgcttttatatttctttacggggAGTACTAATTAAACCGAAGTATCTCAGTTTTAACACGTGGTATGCCAATTAAGTACTATGAAGTTGTCAATGTGCTCAGTTAAGATCTTAGAGTTGTCTGTGAACTTGTCGGTTCTCAATTGTTTGGTGGGTTATGTCCGTAACTATATATCACTGCTCATATATGAATTTTGATTTTGCTAACCACATGTTCCATGCGGTGTTGCACATGTTTCATGTAGAACCATTATTACGGCTAGGCCCTACTCAACTACTCCAATGGTGGTGCGGTCTTATTGACGTATATAATGTTCAACCGAACTACTCTCTCAACTATTCCAATGGTGGTGCGGTCTTTATTGACGTAGTAATTCGTAACTAGGAGTACTGAGCATCTATTCTTTTCTGTGCCCGCGCAGAGAAGAGAAGACGCACTCCCCGGCCATGGGACAACAAGATCAAGATGTCGTGGGCTACTACAATTACCTCTTCATGGCCACCCTCCTGCTACTCCCTTTCTTCCTCATCGCCATCTTCAAACCGCCGCGCAAGCACGAACGCGAGAACCTTCCCCCGGGGCCATGGCGGCTGCCGGTCATCGGCAGCATTCATCACCTCATCGGCGCACTACCACACCACGCCATGCGTGACCTCGCCCGTCGGTACGACGCCCCGCTCATGCTGCTCCGCCTCGGGGAGCTCAACGTCGTCGTGGCCTCGTCCGCCGTCGCGTCGAGGGAGATCATGACGACCCACGACGCGACATTCGCAACACGGCCACGGACCGCCACCCTCCGCGCCATCACGACAGACGACCTCGCCATCTCCCTTGCACCGCACGGCGAGCAGTGGCGCCGCCTCAAAAAGCTATGCGTCACCGAGGTACTCAGCGCGCGGCAAGTCCGGTCCCTCCGGGGATGCCGCGAGGCCAACGCCGCCGCCCTAGTCTCCTCCATCGTCTCGTCGCTGTCCTCTTCATCGGAGCCGGTGAACATCAGCTCCCTCATCACCACCCACGTCACCAACTTGGCCGTGCACGCATTGGTGGGCAAGCAGAACGAGGACCTCCGTGCAGAGTTCCTGAAGTGCCTGGACGAGGGCATCAAGCTGGCCTCGGGGTTCAGCCTCGCCGACCTGTTCCCATCGTCGCGCCTTGCACGTGCCTTCAGTAGCTCAATTCGCCGGATGGAGGCGTTAAACCACGAGATAAGCCAGCTCATCGGCCGGATCATTGAGGAGCATCGCACGAGGAGGtcggccggcggcggcgaggaggaagACATCGTGGACGTGCTACTGAGGATCCAGAGTGACGGTAGCCCCCACACGCCTCTCAACGCCAGGACAATTGGTTCCGTGATTATGGTAAGATGGAACTAAAGACTTCTTCGCTTTGGCTCTAGACTCTAGTATaccatgtactccctccgtccacgAATAAGTGTACTTCTAGCTTTTGTCTTAAGTCAAAGTTTTGAAATTTTGACCAACTATATACAAAAGAGTAATAACATATATGACATCAAATTGATATCTTATGGAAGCACATTTCAAAATAGATTTAGTGATATTAATTTAGTGTCATAAATGCTAGTACTTTTTTGTATAAAGTTGatcaaagttttaaaactttgacctAGGACAAAAACTAGAAGTACACTTATTcacgaacggagggagtacttcacATGCGCCAAAAGTTCACCTAAAGCCTAAGATCTCCAGTCCCCCCTCCTCTTCTTTTGGTGAACTTAAGAGCTCAAGCTGAAGGGGAAAGGAGTGTAATGCATTTATACTCATAGTCCTAAATAGTTGGCTATGCAGCTCAGCCAGAAGCTATGAAAAGTTATAGCGAAGCTATAAGTAATGAAGCTAAGCCGCATTTAGCTTTTTTACTTAAATCAAGAAAAATAAACATAAAATTAGGCAACATATTGATACTAATCAAGCATTTTAATTGACATAGACATGTTCAAGCATAGAAAAACATGGTACTAATCAAGCATTTTAATTCAATAACCATGGTTTGCATCAGTGCATCATATTGATAAAACAAGAAGGAATAGTATGACATAAATTTGGACCGTGCTGCGACATGATTTTGAAAAGCTTAGAAAATATTGGCCCAACCAAAGCTCGGCAGCGCTAAATATACTCAAAATTTAATGCTATAGCGGGAAATAGCGAGTTATCAGCGTCATATTTAATTCAGCCCTAAAAGTGCATAGCTTAACCGGAGAGTTCTCCAAATGTCATAGCATAGCGGGCTATTTAAAGCATTGCTGATACTTGAATTCATGCATCTCAATCCAAAAGAAATTAGTTCAGCCAAAACATCTCAACACTAAAGTTCTACTTTTTGTAGGATATGTTTTCGGGAGGGAGCGAGACCTCGGTGACAACACTCCAATGGGTGATGGCAGAGCTCATGCGGAGTCCAGCGGCTCTTCGGAGGGTGCAGGCAGAGGTGCGCAATGCTTTCGCCGGGCAGAGCTGCATCAAGGAGGAGGCCCTGCAGGAGCTGCGATATTTGCATCTAGTAATCAAGGAGTCGCTCCGGCTACACCCGGTGTTGCCGCTGCTCCTCCCACGGGAGTGTCAGGAACCTTGCCATGTCCTTGGCTATGACGTGCCCAAGGGCACCATAGTGCTCGTCAACGCATGGGCAATCGGGCGGGATTCAGCAAGCTGGGGCGCCGATGCCGAGGAGTTCAGGCCAGAGAGGTTCGAGGAGGCTGGTGATGCGGCGGCGGACTTCAGGGGAACGAACTTCGAGCTCGTGCCATTCGGCGCCGGTAGGAGGATGTGCCCTGGGATCACGTTCGGGATCGCGGTCGTCCAGCTCATGCTCGCGAGCCTGTTATTCCATTTTGATTGGAAGCTCCCTGGAGGAGGCGCCGATGGGCTAGACATGGCGGAGGAGCTCGGGATGACAGCCAGGAGGAAGAGCGACCTGTGGCTGCATGCCACCGTTCATGTgccttctcccaatccatgaataTTCAAACATGGCAATGTCATATAGCCCTTTTTGTCTTCAGAGCTAAATAAAATGAGTAAGAGAAATAAGTACTTGATGTTTCATTATGTAATCCGGGGTCTAAGTTGTTTGTTTATtatgtgcgtgcgtgtgtgtgtgcgtgtgtgtgtgtgtgtgcgtgtgcgtgtgcgtgtgtgtgtgtgtgtgcagaGGCGGAGGACGAATTTTTTTAAGGTGTGGCGAAGTCTTAAGGAAAGAATTTTTTTGATGCAAATTAAAAGAGTCAATACACATTACAAACGGAAACCCCAATACAATGAAAATGTAGGCATATTTCAATAGGAAAATAACCTAAAACAAACCAATAATAAAGATTTCAATGGCGTCTAGAACTGCGACGGTTGTGCATCTTATTAGCTTTTATGCATAATCATTTAAAAACAAAAACTTGTGCGTCCACAGTACACTAGCATGAATGAAAACATATAGACAAACTTTCCACCATATTGTACAAGGTCGCTACATAAATTTTTATCCGTTATATTCAGAATTACTGTAGTTGGTTTAGATCCTGCAGAATTGACCGAAGAAAAATTGCCAATACCCAACAAAGTGGCTGCAATTAGTCCTCTGGTTCGTACACCGGGGAATGACCAGGAAAATTCCCAACTGCCGTCGCCTGCTGGAACTTGCTTCTACCGCCACTGAAGCCGCCGCTTGCTTCCTTCGCTGGAGCTTGCTGCCGCAGCCCTCTAAGCCCCCAGCCTGCCGCCGCCGTCAGCTGCCCCCGTCATCAGTCGCCCGCCTGGTCCTCGCGACATGGCCAGCAGCCGCCATCACGCTAGCTGCTTAGGGTTGCGTCGCGTCTGGGTAGAGTTGGTCGCGTGCGTGCGTGTGCGTTGTGTGTGTGGCCGCTCGATCGAATCAAACCTTTTTTTAGACACTCTCAATCGAATCGAACCTGTCGTGCCTACCTGCGTGGCCCAACAGCTGGATGCGTCGGCCCATCAGGCCAGCGCTGCTGGCTGCGGTCGAACGAAACAGCCGATGCCGATCCAGAGTCTGCCGATCGATAGATGCATAGGTATAAAAAAAATTGCCCCAGAATCAAGGTATGGCGGATGCCATACCCTGCCCACCGGAACCCTCCGCcagtgtgtgtgtgcgtgcgtgcgtgcgtgtgtgcgtgtgtgtgtgtgcgtgtgtgcgtgtgtgtgcgtgtgtgtgtgtgtgtgtgtgtgtgtgtgtgttgctcTATTGTCAAATATTATGTATCGCACGAACTCGATGCATTCTGGTGCTTTTCATGTTATCCATCATTTGAGTAGTGCTCAATTTATGTGGACAAAATTTTATTTTCCAATAACATTGTGATTTGTCTTGTTACACAATGAGAAAGAAGTGTTAATTAACTTAAATTCTAGTCCTCGCCAAAATATATATATCAATTGAGCTTTGAAAAACTCGAATGTTCAATATTGTGAAAACATGTTATTTTACCGAAGAGAACTTTGGATCTATTCATCATCTGCCATGGCGCATGGCGGTACAAAGAACACCAGAAGTAACAACAGTTACAACCATGTTCATATATAGATTCCCTAAATGACTATGAGCACTAGAGTGAGCCGAAGACGCGCCACCATCATTGGCCCTCCATTAGATCTATCCCCTAGCAACTTGTTCTAGTATATAGTCAAAGAGTCGTCCTGCTAAGGCCCAAAATGACCAGTGTACAAGAACAACAACCGTCACTGATGACGAGAAGTGTAGATTGGAAGGATCCAGCCTGTAGACGCACGAAGATTGGATCCAAACAGATCCACCAAAGGCCAGCACCGACCGAATCCGTCAAGATCCCCTGGAGACACACCCCCACACCCCCTTCGGCGTTGCTAGATGCATTGCCAAGACGTGCGCTAGATAGTGAGAACCTTATTCCATTTTTAGGAGCTGCGGTCTCAACTTTCTGAGTAAGACATAAACCTAAACAAGCTGATTTTTTTATAAATAAAGCAGGATCCCCCGACAAGGACCCGCGGCCAGATTTAAATTAATCAAATTCAAACTTTtttaaaaattaaaaaaaataccGACAGGAGCCTCACGGCTGTTGGCATGGATATGACGGTGTCAACCGGCCGTTAGCAATGCAGATGGCCTGGTTTTTGCTGACGGCTGTCGCCGGCATAGGTACAATGCTGCTGATGGCCAAGCTTTCGCCGACGGCTTTTCGTCAGCTGTCGACATATCTGCTGGTATGCCGTCAGCCCCGACATAAAACTGTCGGCATATTAGATTATTCCCGCAGTGACTTCACTGAGCAGGCTTTTGAGCCTGGTGGATGTGACTGCCTTAATTTACACATCACTCGATAGTCTTATTTGTTACTCCCCATGTGATGATCTAAGTTATCTGTCAAGCATTCAATGGGAGTATTGCACATGGGAGCAGTTATGGGCACCCAAAAGATGGTGTCTGCCTTGCTCGTCAGTCGTGACCATCAGCATGTGCGGATGTGCCCTGTAGTTGCATTTGAGCTGTGCACATGTGGGCTCAGCTCGACAGCAACACTGACCATGTCAGAGCACATTACAATGGTGTAAAAGTCATTTGCTTGACCATTCAATGAGCTTTGTGTGGGTCTACTTGTCTCCATATTGGTAGGGGCCGTCTAGCCCGTTGCCACATCTAGGCCGTACACGTATGGTTCGGTGTGTGGCGTTGGGGGCGATGGCCATGAGCATCGATCAGAAGCAGCAGAGTCGTCTATGTTCTATATATCCAAAGTTCCATACAAGGGCCTAAGTCTCGTAACTGTCCAGTGTTTTTGCATGGGCTACCATTGTGAATAATGGTCACCTACAAAGTCAGAACATGCACTAAGAGGacagaaaagaaagagaaatgCCCATATGGCATGTGTAGGGAACATGACCGCCATACTGTTTGCCTTGTGAAAGCTTTGGTCGCTCTGTTTGCAATTTGATGGGTAAGAAGAAAAGCTATACATGAACTGGAGTTTCAATCACCACGGTAGACCTTAACTTTTAGAGCTGTTTTACGGTGATTGGGTTAGTACTCGGAGTACTTAGCAGTACTTACATGTCTGATCACGTCTGATTTTTATTAGCCGTCAGATCTTACGGGGAATTTTAATTGATTAAATTTAATATGTTAATTGCGATAAGGGTATAATGTTCCAGAGGGAAATATCTTTTCTTGAACCGATCACCTGAGGACCAGATCCATGTCTACTCGATCCAGTTCAGAATCCTCCTCCGATCTATTCGTCGCCGCTCGCCGCTCCTGACCTTCTCCGTCCTCGACCTGCCCGGCGAGAGGAATAAATTCATCGTCCTCGTCCTCCACCCAACCAACCCCAGCCCCCCACGCCGTcactgaagaagaagaaggccggATCTACGCCGGCTGAATCGGCGGCGACCGCGGCGGGCGATCCCATCTCTTCGCGCGTACCATCCTTAAGGTATGAATTCGGCTTGGCGTTCTGCTCGTTCTCTTGGCCGTTGCGCCCCTCCACCGTGCATGCAGTACAACCTCAACCCCACAAGATCCGGGTACGGACTAGAACAACGAATGGAAAGCTTCATCGTGGCATAGTTTCTCTTGAGCTAATCGCATCATGTGTGTTTAAGTAAGATGTTGAGGGCATTGCTTACTTCCTTTGGTACCGCAGAAAAAAAGTGACTTACTTGACGTTTGAGATGAGATATACTAAAGGAAGATGAGATACTGGTTCCATAGTTCACTTAATTTAGTTTATTAAAGTCATCATCACTTTAGGTTTGCATAGTGCATGAAATATAGTTTAAAGTAAGATGAGATACTACTTGTTGGACGTTGATGATTGGTTTCCCTCACATGTCAAACAAGCAAAGTCTTTTCCATGCTCTTGTCTTTGCCTATGAGCTATTTTACACCTGCAACATTGATAAACAGAAAGATGTTGATGATTGGTTTCCCTCACATGTCATATGCAGGAAGACAAACAAGCAAAGTCTTTTCCATGCTCTTGTCTTTGCCTATGAGCTATTTTACACCTGCAACATTGATAAACAGAAAGATGTTGATGATTGGTTTCCCTCACATGTCATATGCAGGAAGACAAACAAGCAAAGTCTTTTCCATGCTCTTGTCTTTGCCTATGAGCTATTTTACACCTGCAACATTGATAAACAGAAAGATGTTGATGATTGGTTTCCCTCACATGTCATATGCAGGAAGACAAACAAGCAAAGTCTTTTCCATGCTCTTGTCTTTGCCTATGAGCTATTTTACACCTGCAACATTGATAAACAGAAAGATGTTGATGATTGGTTTCCCTCACATGTCATATGCAGGAAGACAAACAAGCAAAGTCTTTTCCATGCTCTTGTCTTTGCCTATGAGCTATTTTACACCTGCAACATTGATAAACAGAAAGATGTTGATGATTGGTTTCCCTCACATGTCATATGCAGGAAGACAAACAAGCAAAGTCTTTTCCATGCTCTTGTCTTTGCCTATGAGCTATTTTACACCTGCAACATTGATAAACAGAAAGATGTTGATGATTGGTTTCCCTCACATGTCATATGCAGGAAGACAAACAAGCAAAGTCTTTTCCATGCTCTTGTCTTTGCCTATGAGCTATTTTACACCTGCAACATTGATAAACAGAAAGATGTTGATGATTGGTTTCCCTCACATGTCATATGCAGGAAGACATGGCGTATGCAAGTGATGAGAGTATGTTCGAGTATGTAAATGTTGTCAGcaagatgtttgatagtgaggcTGAAGGCTATGAATTCTACAACAAATATGCTCTTGAAAAAGGTTTTAGTGTGAGGAAAAGCTACGTTGAGTGGGATGGATCCAACAAATACATAATTTTAAGGAAAATTGTGTGTAGTCGTCAAGGGTTTCGCGAAGAGAAGCACATGAAAAGAAAGATGGAAGATAGAAAGAGGAGGCCACGAAGTTTAACTCGTGTTGGGTGTAATGCTAAATTGGTCATTACGAGACAGGAGGAAACCGGTCGGTGGTTTGTCAAGGATTTCATCGATGAGCACAACCATCCTCTAGCCCCACGGGATCTTTCTTGTCTGCTGCGTTCGCACAGACGAATTAGCGATGAGCAGAAAGCGGACATGGAAAAATGTGGGATCCGCAAATACCGTATTATGGATATTTTGTGCTTTCAATACGGTGGATTTGATAAGGTCGGATGCATAAAGAGGGACGTTTATAATTTCTGCCATGCTAATAAGCAGGAGACAATCAGTGCCGGTGATGCTAATACGGTGATCATGCACATGATGGCGAGGCGAGAGCGAGATGTGGATTTTTTCTTCAAGTACTTGGTAGACGAGCATGGCCATCTGAAGGGACTGTTCTGGCTGATAGTCAGTCGCGACTTGACTACGAGGCTTTCTGAGACGTCATTGTTTTCGATAGCACATACAGAACCAACAAATACAATCTGCCATTCGTGCCGTTTGTCGGGTTGAATCACCACCGCAGCACTGTTATTTTTGGCTGTGGTATAATTTCTCATGAAACAAGCCAGGCATACGAGTGGATGTTGCGGACCTTTTCTGATTGCATGGCACAGAAGCATCCGATATCTGTGATCACAGATGGGGACCTTGCAATGCAGAGAGCAATAAGGGTGGTCTGGCCAGACTCAAACCATAGACTATGTATATGGCACATTCAGCAGAACATTGTACGCCATCTGCATGATGACGACGTAAAGGAGGAATTCAGATCTTTCATTTATGATACCTTTTCCATTGAAGAGCATGAGATAAAATGGATACAATTCTTACAACGGAATAAAGTAACCAGTGAGGAGTCTTGGCTGCATCAGATGTATCAGATGAGAAAGTTTTGGTGTGCTCCATATCTTGAGGGGCGTTGTTTCCTAGGATTGAGCAGCAATCAGAGGAGTGAGAGCTTGAACTCTGTGCTACATACGCATCTTGAGGGTAAGATGTCGTTGTTTGAAATGATAGAGCACTATGAGCGTTGCCTTGCGTCGCGACGGATTAACGAAGCTCTCCATGACGTCGAAGCTTTGCAGTCCGTTCCATTTATAGAGGAAAATGCTTCGCCGCTTGAGAAACACGCCGCAATAGTTTTCACACCTAGTGTCTTTAAGATGGTCTTATGGAGCATAGATGCTGTCAGCAAATGTCAGATCAGAGAGATACTAGATGGATCAGAAGATTCCACTTATGTTGTGTCCAAGCAGGAAAGAATGGATAAAAAGTTTGGAGTGCGCATTGAAGAGCAAGGAGGTCTTTTGCACAGGGTGAGTTGTTCTTGCTGTAAGCTGGAATGCGCAGGCACACCATGTTCCCACATTTTTTACATATTGGAGATTTTAAAACAAACAATTCTGCCAGGTTGTTGCGTTCCCACTAGGTGGACTATGAATGCAAAATGTGCATACGCACCTACCAGAAAAAACCAGATGTATGACTATTCGGTAAGCCTGCAGAGGTACCGCGAGTTGCGGAATTGTAGTCACGCCGCAAGTTCCAAGGCATGCCACTCTGATGAGGACTATCACCGTCTAAAGATGCTTTTGCAAGCATAACATCATGGCAAGCAATCAAGTTTTGAACAAGCTGACAGCAAGGAGTCAACTAATGCTCAGCATAACAGCATTAGGTTTGGCCCGTTGATGCCGCACTCAGAGAAAGTTCATAAGGTTCTGGATCCCGTGCATGTGCCAGGACGAGGTGCACCGAAGAAAAGGCTGCAGGCAAAGACAAAGAAGTCAAGATCACAGAATATCTGTGGCTATTGcaagaaaccaggtgacaatcgACGTAAATGCGCTAAATTGCTAGAGGTACGAAATATGTTCATATTTAGTTTTTGCATGTGTTTTACACATAATTGATGTCCATGTGATTTATTGTATTCTTCTGTGTAGGATCTTGAGGCTGAATTGTGATATCTACATACAGCATGAACCGATGATGAGCCAGAGAACGTCGTGTGCCATTCAGCTTTGTGTCACGTGGTCTTTACATTCTATTTCATC belongs to Triticum urartu cultivar G1812 chromosome 7, Tu2.1, whole genome shotgun sequence and includes:
- the LOC125521957 gene encoding desmethyl-deoxy-podophyllotoxin synthase-like; this encodes MGQQDQDVVGYYNYLFMATLLLLPFFLIAIFKPPRKHERENLPPGPWRLPVIGSIHHLIGALPHHAMRDLARRYDAPLMLLRLGELNVVVASSAVASREIMTTHDATFATRPRTATLRAITTDDLAISLAPHGEQWRRLKKLCVTEVLSARQVRSLRGCREANAAALVSSIVSSLSSSSEPVNISSLITTHVTNLAVHALVGKQNEDLRAEFLKCLDEGIKLASGFSLADLFPSSRLARAFSSSIRRMEALNHEISQLIGRIIEEHRTRRSAGGGEEEDIVDVLLRIQSDGSPHTPLNARTIGSVIMDMFSGGSETSVTTLQWVMAELMRSPAALRRVQAEVRNAFAGQSCIKEEALQELRYLHLVIKESLRLHPVLPLLLPRECQEPCHVLGYDVPKGTIVLVNAWAIGRDSASWGADAEEFRPERFEEAGDAAADFRGTNFELVPFGAGRRMCPGITFGIAVVQLMLASLLFHFDWKLPGGGADGLDMAEELGMTARRKSDLWLHATVHVPSPNP